Proteins encoded in a region of the Triticum dicoccoides isolate Atlit2015 ecotype Zavitan chromosome 3A, WEW_v2.0, whole genome shotgun sequence genome:
- the LOC119271746 gene encoding uncharacterized protein LOC119271746 gives MGNLASCMLAMIPGAAKDVRIVLPGGGLWLVRPPATAAELMLEAPGHFLADARALQAGRRIEALAADEDLELGRVYAAFPMKRLGSKAVPADVFASEAHARRPASAKVADIVVAPPGVASVAAEADVGPVRTPRLDEMAVDNEAAGAEIEELNQRIRGGRLSRRRPTLETIHEESYAALPC, from the coding sequence ATGGGGAACTTGGCGTCCTGCATGCTGGCCATGATCCCCGGGGCGGCCAAGGACGTCAGGATCGTGCTCCCCGGTGGCGGGCTGTGGCTGGTCAGGCCCCCGGCGACGGCGGCTGAGCTGATGCTCGAGGCGCCGGGCCATTTTCTGGCCGACGCGCGCGCGCTGCAGGCGGGGCGCCGGATCGAGGCGCTTGCGGCTGATGAGGACCTCGAGCTCGGGAGAGTCTACGCCGCCTTCCCCATGAAGCGGCTTGGCTCCAAGGCCGTGCCCGCCGACGTTTTCGCCAGCGAGGCTCATGCCCGGAGGCCCGCTTCGGCCAAGGTGGCGGACATCGTCGTGGCGCCGCCCGGGGTGGCTTCCGTTGCCGCCGAGGCGGACGTCGGGCCGGTCAGGACGCCGCGGTTGGATGAGATGGCCGTGGACAACGAAGCGGCTGGGGCAGAGATCGAAGAGCTCAATCAACGGATACGTGGCGGTCGCTTGTCGAGGCGGCGGCCCACGTTGGAGACTATACACGAGGAGAGCTACGCCGCACTACCATGCTAA